The DNA segment CGTTGAAGGATCAACTGTATCAACAGCCCAATTCAAACATATTGGGATACAACCTACGACTACATTTATACAATCTTGCTAAACCCGATGCCGATTCGTCTTATAAAGCGTGGCTAAACCGTGACCCAGAACGACATGACTTTTTAAAAAAGCTATTATCAGAAAAACAAGTTCAGCGTTTCGGTAAGTCATTTGTGGTATCAGGCTATAGTAATTTTCTTAAAAAAGTGGGAGAAGCACCTGTAACTATAGATGCCGTGAGGGTTAGAAAATCGGCAAACAGACTTTTAGCATATTATTACAAACAAGGCTTTTTCCGCACAAAAGTAGGCTATAGTATAGATACTCTTGGAGGTAAGAAAGCTCAGATAAATTATAAAGTAGCTACAGGTAAGCCTTATGTTGTAGACTCTATAAACACTTATATTGAGACACCTGTTCTTGATAGTTTATACCAAACTACACAAAAAAACTCTTTAATAAAAAAGAATAAACAATATAATGAGAGCGACTTTGTAGAAGAAAGAGAGCGTATTAAAACTTATTTTAAAAATAGAGGTGCTTATAACTTTGAGGTTAACAATATATCTTATGTAGTAGATACTGTAAACACAAACTATAAAGCCAATGTAGATCTTATTATTAGTAATGAAACAATAAGAAATGAAGATACTACTTATGCCCAACCTTTTAAACTATACAAAATAAGTCAGGTAAATATTTATACTAAAAACTTAGCCGATAAAAGTCAAAAAATAGACAGCACGTCTTATAAAGGTTTTAAAATATTTAGTACTGGAAAACTTAATTATAGAGCGAAAGCACTTACTGACCCTGTTTTTATATTACCTGGCGAAATGTATGCCGACTCTACCCGATCGCTTACTTATAAATACATGAATAACTTAAGGATATTTGATTATCCTAAAATACAATATGTTACCGATAGTACTGATGTAACAGGAGAATCGTTAATAACAAACATTTACCTTAGCCCGTGGAAAAAATTTAAATTTATTGCCTCTGCAGATGTTACCCATTCTAATATTCAAGATATAGGTTTAGAAGGTAGCATGGGGGTTTCTATACGAAATGTATTTCGTGGAGCCGAAATTTTAAACCTTACAGTAAGAGGTAACTTAGGCTCATCTAGTGATCCTGATATTGCTGACCGTAGCTTTTTTAATATTCAAGAATACGGAGCAGATGCAAAACTTAGCTTCCCAAGGATTTTTTTTCCTATTAAAACGGAAGGAATTATACCAAAAAGCATGATACCCTCTACCTTAGTAAGTTTTGGTATAAGTAGGCAACAAAATATTGGTTTAGATAAAGAAAACTTCTCAGGTATTTTAAATTACAACTGGAATCCAAAAGAAAAAGTTACAGCTAGTATGGATTTATTCAACATTCAATATGTACGTAACGTAAATCCGCAAAATTATTTTAATGTATACAATTCATCTTACGACAAACTAAATGATATTGCTAATACTTATGTGAGCGCTGTAAACCCTGATTATTTTGTAGAAAACACAAACCCGAATCAGGACAGACAATTAATAATTGAAAATGGTACAAGTGCTTTTATTAATGAGGTAACCGATGGTACTATCGCTGTATCTTCAGAAGATAAAAGAAGTGTAAGAAGTATTGAAGAACGAAAAAAACGACTTACCGAAAACAACCTAATTGCAGCTACAAACTTTACTTACACAACCAGTAATCAAGAGAACAATACAGACGAGACCTTTTTTGTCTTTAAAACAAAAATAGAAACAGCAGGAAATACACTTGGACTATTATCTGCAATTACTGACAATGGAAAAAGAAGTAGTAGTGGTAATAGAACCATTTTAGATGTTGAATATTCTCAGTATGTAAAAGGAGAAGTCGATTTTATAAAACACTTTGACTTAAGGAGAGGAAAAGTCTTAGCAATGCGTGCTTTTTTCGGGCTAGCTCTGCCTTATGGTAACTCTAACTCTATACCTTTTACTCGAAGTTATTTTGCAGGTGGTAGCAACGATAACCGTGCATGGCAATCATATAGCCTTGGACCAGGAAGAAGCGGCGGGCTTAATGACTTTAACGAAGCTAATCTAAAAATGGCATATAGTGCTGAGCTGCGCTTTAATTTATTTGGTCAATTAAATGGTGCTATATTTGGCGATGTTGGTAATATATGGAATGTTTTTGACAGCCAAGAAGACCCTGATTACACTTTTAACGGATTAAGTTCTTTTCGTGATCTCGCATTAGGATCAGGCTTTGGAGTCCGGTATGACTTTAATTTCTTTGTAGTAAGGCTTGATCTTGGTTTTAAAACCTATGACCCAGGCAGACCCGTGAATGACAGATGGTTTAAGCAGTACAATTTTTCACACACTGTTTACAATGTCGGAATTAATTATCCTTTCTAAACTTAAAAATACTATTTTTGTATATCTAATTCTTAAATCAAAAAATAATGGCTCACAACATCAAGCCCGGTGTAGCTACCGGAGACCAAGTCCAAGAGATATTTAAATATGCTAAAGAGAAAGGTTTTGCATTACCAGCTATAAACGTTACAGGATCTAGTACTATAAACGGTGTAATGGAAACAGCTGCAAAACTTAATGCGCCTGTTATCATACAATTCTCTAACGGAGGATCTGCATTTAACGCTGGTAAAGGACTATCTAACAACGGAGAAAAAGCAGCTATACTTGGTGCTATTGCTGGAGCAAAACACATACACACACTTGCCGAAGCTTACGGAGCTACAGTAATTTTACATACAGACCACTGTGCAAAAAAACTTTTGCCTTGGATAGACGGACTACTTGATGCTAGTGAAACACACTATAAAGAGCATGGAAAACCATTATTTAGTTCGCACATGATTGACCTTTCTGAAGAGCCAATCGAAGAGAATATTGAAATTTGTAAAACATACCTTACCAGAATGAGCAAAATGGGCATGACCCTAGAAATTGAGCTTGGTATTACTGGTGGTGAAGAAGATGGTGTTGACAATACTGATGTTGATAGCTCTAAACTATATACACAACCTGACGAAGTAGCTTATGCTTACGAAGAGTTAAACAAAATATCTGACAAGATTACTATTGCTGCTGCTTTTGGTAATGTACACGGAGTTTACAAACCAGGTAATGTAAAACTTACACCAAAAATTCTTAAAAACTCGCAAGAGTATGTACAGGAAAAATTCAATACTGAAGCTAATCCTGTAGATTTTGTTTTCCATGGTGGTTCAGGTTCTACTCTTGAAGAAATAAGAGAGGCTATTGGATATGGCGTTATCAAAATGAATATTGATACTGACCTACAGTATGCATTTACCGAAGGTGTTCGTGATTACATGGGCAGTAAAGTAGAGTACTTAAAAACACAAATAGGTAACCCAGAAGGTGCTGATGTACCAAACAAAAAATATTATGACCCAAGAAAATGGGTTCGTGAAGGCGAGCTTACTTTCAACACAAGGTTAGAAAAGGCTTTTGAAGACCTAAATAACGTAAACACACTATAAGTTAGAGGCTGTTGGTTTATTTAGGCAACCCCTCGATAAACCAGCAGCTATTAATTAAATTGAATAAATATGGCTTGGTTTAAGAGAACGGAAAAAGGAATACAGACACCAACCGAAGACAAGAAAGATGTACCTAAAGGATTATGGTACAAGTCGCCTACAGGTAAAATTATAGATGCTGAGGAGCTAGAAAGAAATTTTTATGTAAGCCCAGAAGACGGTTACCATGTACGCATAGGTAGTAAAGAATATTTTGCTATACTTTTTGATGATAACGAGTTTACAGAACTTGATGCTAACATTACATCAAAAGACCCTTTAAAATTTGTTGACACTAAGAAATATAGCGATCGTCTAAAAGAAGCTACTGAAAAAACCAAGCTGAAAGATGCTGTGCGAACAGCTGTAGGAAAATCTAAAGGAAAAGATCTTGTAGTATGCTGTATGGATTTTGCATTCATTGGCGGATCTATGGGAGCTGTAGTAGGAGAAAAGATTGTTCGTGGTATAGATCATGCTATCAAAAACAAATTACCATTTGTGATGATTTCAAAATCTGGTGGTGCAAGAATGATGGAAGCAGCAATATCGTTAATGCAACTTGCTAAAACATCTGCAAAGCTATCACAACTTGCTGATGCTGGTTTACCATACATATCATTATCTACAGATCCTACTACGGGTGGCACAACAGCATCATATGCTATGCTAGGTGACATTAACATATCAGAGCCTGGTGCGCTTATTGGGTTTGCAGGACCTCGTATCGTAAAAGATACTACAGGTAAAGAATTACCAGAAGGTTTCCAAACTGCTGAGTTTGTAATGGAACATGGCTTCCTTGATTTTATTACGCCAAGAAAAGAACTAAAAGATAAAATAAACCTTTACATCGACTTGATACAAAATCAAGCAGTTCGATAAAAACAAAAATCCCGCCAGTGGCGGGATTTTTTATTATTTTAAAGCCTGACAATCATCTATATAATAAGGATAATTATAATATGTTCCTATATAAGTATTATTTTTGTGACCAGGACTTTCACTTCCAACAGAAACTAAAAACTGGTGATTTACATCCCAAATTAAATAATAGAAAGCTATGCTGTAATTAGTAGTTTCAAGACTTGAAACGCTATTATTTAAAAGTTTCTTATCAATCATTTTAAAAGATATTCTACATTTTTTTATGAAATCTTTTTCTCCAATAAATACTAAAGTATCATTATCTTTTTCTCCATAATACAACGTATAATTATCATACCTCTTTTTATCAAAAACTTGAAAGTAATCACCATCGGTATTCTTTTTACTAGCACACGATAATAAAACAAATGATATACAGTAAAGATAGAGTAGCTTCATAAAAATTTAAACGATTGAAAGAATTACATACCCGTTCTAATCGCCTCAACAGGATCTAGTTTAGATGCTGCGATAGCAGGTAGTATACCAGAAATCAGTCCTATAAAAGTTGCCAACCCTGTACCTATCATTACATTAGCAAAACTAAGTATAAACTCAAAATCAAGTGCATTAGTAAGCACCTCAGCAATACCCCACACCATAAGCATACCTACTATACCCCCTATTAAAGAAAGTATAACGGCTTCGAATAAAAACTGAAATAATATAAAACGGTTTTTAGCACCCAGTGCTTTTTGAATACCAATAAGATTGGTACGCTCCTTTACTGATACAAACATAATATTAGCAATACCAAAGCCCCCTACCAATAGAGAGAATCCGCTAATAATCCAGCCTATCATATTCATCTTACCAATGATATCATCAATCATATCGGTAAAACCAGCAAGTATATCAATCATAAAGTTGCTTATATCGCCTGCTTTTATTCCTCTATATGAACGTAGTTTCTGGGTAATATCTGCCTTAACCGCATCAGGGTCGGCATCTGGCATTGGTTTAATAACAATAACAGGTGTCATAAAGCTATTATTATCGCCATACATTCTACGTATAAAATTAGCAGGGATAATAATTGTAATATCATTACTTGGTCCAAAAGTACTTTCACCTTGTTTCTCTATAACCCCAATAACGGTAAAACGCTGACCGTAAATACGTATCTTTTTATCAATAGGATTTTGTGTTCCAAATAAGTTCTCTGCAACCTCTCTCCCTATTACTGCTACAGCTTTACCCGAATTTGATTCGGCCTCATTATAAAAACGTCCATCTGCTATATTCAAACTCTGAATATCAGCAAACTCATAAGACGCAGGAACCATATTAATACCACTAACCGAATTATCTTCATACTTTACCATCTCATTCTTGGTAAATATCTGGAAAGCCATATACTCTGCCAATGGCACAGCATCTTTAAGGTATTGGTATTCGTCATAAGTCACATCAGGAAACTGCTCACGTTTCCAACGCGGAACTTCTGATGGTCCAAAAGAAAAACGTTTCAGGTACATAGTATTCTCATCTACCTTACTTAAATCTTTTTTAATTTTTTTATCTAAAGAATCTACTGCAGCAAGCACGGCTATAATAGAGAATATACCAATAGTAACCCCCAATAGCGAAAGTAACGTTCGGAGTTTGTTATTTATTAATGCACTCATTGCAAATGCAAGACTCTCTCTAAGTAAACGTAGGTATAAAAGCATAGCAATTTATTTGTCTTGTGTAAAATTCCATATTTTTTTCGCAAAAACCTAAAACATCAAATAATAAAATAAAAAAGGTTAAAATAATGCATGTTATCTCTTTGAATGTTAAGCCTGCATTAACTACTTTTGCATCTTTAAACACAACTACATAAAATGAGCACACAAAAAACCATTTCATCAGCACTTATATCTGTATTTAGCAAAGAGGGACTAGAACCTATAGTACGCAAATTACATGAAAATAATGTAACTATTTACTCTACAGGTGGCACAGAATCTTTTATTAAAGATTTAGGAATCCCTGTTGTAGCAGTAGAAGACGTAACCTCTTACCCTTCAATACTTGGTGGGCGTGTAAAAACATTACACCCAAAAGTTTTTGGTGGTATTCTTAACCGTCAAGACAATGAGCAAGATGTACAGCAGATGCAAGAATATAACATCCCGCAGATAGATTTGGTTATTGTAGATTTATATCCTTTTGAAAAAACAGTAGCTTCGGGCGCAGCTGAAGCTGATATTATTGAGAAAATAGACATTGGCGGTATTTCACTTATACGCGCTGCTGCAAAGAATTTTAAAGACACCATAATAGTAGCATCAGTAAACGATTATAGTCTGTTTTTAGAAACAATTACTAAAAATAATTGCGCTACTACAATAGAAGAGCGTAAATTATTTGCTGCAAAAGCATTCCATACCTCATCGCATTATGACACGGCTATATTCAATTACTTTAATACTGATGACACATTTTACAAAGCAAGTGTTGCTGACGGGCAGGTATTGCGCTATGGCGAAAACCCACACCAAAAAGGATTCTTCTTTGGCGAATTTGACAAAATATTTGATAAGTTACACGGAAAAGAGCTATCTTACAACAACCTATTAGATGTAGATGCGGCCGTAAACCTAATGCAGGAATTTAAAAATGATGCACCTACATTTGCCATACTAAAACATAACAACGCTTGCGGGCTAGCTACAAGAGCTACTATAAAAGAAGCTTACCTTGATGCACTTGCTGGCGATCCTACATCAGCTTTTGGTGGTGTATTAATTTCGAATACTAAAATTGACGTAGCAACTGCCGAAGAAATTCATAACCTTTTCTGCGAAGTGGTTATAGCTCCTGATTATGACGATGATGCGAAAGCAGTATTACAAGGAAAGAAAAATAGAATATTATTAGTACAACATGATGTAGCACTACCTACTAAGCAAGTACGAACCTGTTTAAACGGATTGTTAGTACAAGATAAAGACAACATTACAGATACTAAAGAACAACTTAAAACCGTTACGATAACATCGCCTACAGCGCAAGAGATTGAAGATCTTATTTTTGCATCTAAAATATGCAAGCACACTAAGTCAAACACTATTGTATTTGCAAAAAACAAACAACTTTTTGCATCGGGCACAGGACAAACCTCTCGTGTAGATGCATTAAGACAAGCTATTGATAAAGCTGTATCTTTTAAATTTGACCTAAACGGAGCTGTTATGGCAAGTGATGCTTTTTTTCCATTTCCAGACTGTGTGGAATTGGCAAAAAACGCAGGAATCACCGCAGTTATACAGCCTGGAGGATCTATAAAAGATGAATTAAGTATTAATTATTGTAACGAAAATAATGTTGCAATGGTATTTACAGGAACAAGACATTTTAAACATTAATTTTAGTACTTTTGTAAGCCTGAACACTTATAAAACACGAACCCTAAATACATTAATAAAGTATGGGATTTTTTGATTTCATGACCGAGGATATTGCCATTGACCTTGGTACCGCAAATACCCTCATTATCCATAACGACAAGGTTGTTATAGACAGCCCCTCTATTGTAGCACGCGACCGAGTATCGGGAAAAATAATTGCTGTAGGTAAAGAGGCAAGTATGATGCAGGGTAAAACGCATGAAAACATAAAAACCATACGTCCGCTTAAAGACGGGGTTATTGCCGACTTTGATGCTTCTGAACAGATGATAAGTTTGTTTATTAAAAGTATCCCTGCCTTAAAAAAGAAACTTTTTAAACCAGCGCTTCGCATGGTTATCTGTATCCCATCGGGTATTACCGAAGTAGAAATGCGTGCAGTAAAAGAATCGGCAGAAAGAGTAAACGGCAAAGAAGTATATCTTATTCATGAGCCTATGGCAGCAGCAATAGGTATTGGGGTAGATATTATGCAACCAAAAGGTAATATGATTGTAGATATAGGTGGTGGTACTACCGAGATTGCAGTTATTGCACTTGGAGGTATTGTATGTGATAAATCGGTAAAAATTGCGGGAGATGTTTTCACTAATGATATTGTATATTATATGAGAACGCAGCATAACCTTTTTGTAGGAGAAAGTACTGCCGAGAAAATAAAGATACAGATAGGTGCTGCACTAGAAGACCTAGAGTCGCCGCCAGAAGAAATGTCGGTACAAGGACGTGACTTACTTACAGGTAAGCCAAAGCAAGTAGATGTTTCTTATAGAGAAATTGCAAAAGCATTAGACAAATCTATACAACGTATAGAAGATGCTGTAATGGAAACGCTATCGCAAACACCGCCAGAACTTGCAGCAGATATATACAATACTGGTATATACCTCGCAGGAGGTGGCTCGATGCTTAGAGGACTTGATAAAAGGATATCTCAAAAAACTGATTTACCTGTTTATATTGCCGAAGACCCATTGAGGGCAGTAGTAAGAGGAACAGGAATGGCACTTAAAAACATTCAAAAATTTAGAAGTATACTCATAAAATAAAGAAATAAGAAATGCAGCAAATATTAAATTTTATATTTAAAAACAGTATTCTACTACTGTTTTTGCTGCTTTTAGGTATCTCGTTAACACTTACCATACAGTCGCACGCATACCATAAGAGTATGACAATATCATCGGCAAATGCTGTAAGCGGTTATGTGTATGGACAAGTAAATAATGTAGAAGAGTATTTGCACCTTAAGACCGAAAATGAAAAGCTTGCCGATGAAAATGCCCGATTAAAAAAATTACTTTTTAATACTAAGGACACTCTTGACTTAGCGACTGTAACAATCCCTAACGCAGTAGGCAGTTTTAACGTAATACAGTCTAAAATAATATCCAATTCATACAATAGACACAAAAACTACCTTACTATAAATAGCGGAGCAAAAGATGGTATAAAACCCGATATGGGAGTTGTTAGCGACCTTGGTGTAGTAGGTATAGTAGAAAACGTATCGCCTGGTTATGCTACTTTAATAAGTGTACTAAACTTAAAATTTAAACTAGCTGCAAAAATAAAAAAGAATGGTCATTATGGCTTCTTGGTATGGAATGGCAAAAATGCAGGCTACACGCAACTAACTGATGTACCTCGATTAGCTAAAGTAGATAAAGGAGATACTATTGTAACAGGTGGAAGATCGGATATATTTCCTGAAAACATACCTATAGGTACTATAGATAAAGTATATATAGATAACGAAACTAATTATTATACACTTGACGTAAGGCTATTTAATGACATGACAAGCCTAGGACATGTATATGTTATAGAAAACAAAGACAGAGAAGAGATAATACAACTGGAAGCGGCAACTAAAAATGAATAATAGTATAATAACAAATAGCATCCGTTTTATTATTTTACTTGCACTACAAGTACTTATTTTTAACCGTATAGAGCTTTTTGGCTTTATAAACGCTTTCCCTTATATTTTATTTATATTACTTTACCCTGTAGATGGCAACAAAGCATTACTGCTTATTTTGGCGTTTTTAATGGGGCTGAGTATAGACACATTTTTAAATTCAGGGGGTGCCCATGCAGCAGCAAGTCTTGTGCTTGCCTATATGCGCCCTACCATATTTAAATTCTCTTTTGGGGTAAGTTATCAATACCAAACCGTAAAAATAAATGATCGTCTTTCATCCGAAAGATTTTCATTTATACTTATTTCGGTTGTAATACACCATCTAATTTTATACCTTTTAGAAATATTTAGATTCAGTTTAATGCTTGATATTTTATTGCGCTCAGTATTTTCTGCAATATTTACACTTATACTTTGTATAATTATAATCTATATAACTAAACCCAGTAAACAATGAGAAAGATTCTACTTCCCGCGCTTATCATTGTTGGAGCTCTATTGATATCAACAAAACTATATTACTTGCAGATATTAGATGATTCTTGGGTAAAAAAAAGTGATAATAATGCATATAAAGCAAAATATGAATATCCTGAAAGAGGTTATATATACGATCGTAATGGCACGCTGATGGTTGCCAATCAACCCTCTTATGACATTATGGTAACCCCCATAGAAATGAGCAAGGAAATTGACACTATGGAGGTTTGCAGGTTACTTAATGTTACCAAAGAATATTATATAGAGCGTCTTAATAAAGCCAGAATATATAGCCCAAGACTTCCATCTGTATTTCTTTCGCAACTCAATAAAAAAGAATTTGCTGCTTTTCAAGAAAAAATACGTCGTTTTAAAGGTTTTGATATTATAAAACGTTCACTGCGCGATTATCAAATTCATGCAGCAGCCAACGTTTTTGGCTACATTGGTCAAGTAGGAGAAGCTACTATAAAGAAAAACACATACTATAAAAGTGGCGACCTTATTGGGCGACAGGGCGTAGAGCAAGTATATGAAGATGTACTTCGGGGTATAAAAGGAGTAAAATACATCCAAAAAGACCGTTTTAATCGTGAAATAGGTCCTTTTAAAGGAGGTATTTATGATACCATTGCCATACAAGGAAAAGATATTACACTAACATTAGATAGTGAATTACAAAAATATGGCGAATCATTAATGTTTGAAAAACGAGGTGGTATTGTAGCACTTGAGCCTAAAACAGGTGAAATACTAGCTTTAGTCACAGCACCAACCTATGACCCTGCATTGCTGGTGGGTAGGGATCGCTCTAATAATTACAGACTATTAGAAAAAGACACACTAGGTATCCCGCTTTATGACAGGGGATTGCTAGCAGAATATCCTCCAGGGTCACCATTTAAAATACTTACTGGGCTTATAGGCTTACAAGAAGAGGTTATAGACGAAAACACAGGCTTTACTTGTCGTCACGGTTTTAGTTATGGACGTGGTGCTTTTATGAAATGTCACGACTCTGGCACTAACAGGTTAAACGAAGGAATATACAAATCGTGTAATACCTATTTTGCCAATACTTTTAAGCTAACGATAGACAAGTACCCAAAGTCAGAATCAGGAGTTAACGCGTGGAGCAACCACCTAAAGAGTTTTGGTCTAGGCAACTTCTTGGGGTATGATTTACCTCCTGGAAGAAAAGGACTCATACCAGATGCTAAATACTACCAGCGATATTACCCCAATGGTGGCTGGCGAAGCTCTACAATAATATCAAACTCTATAGGTCAGGGAGAGGTTTTAATGACCCCTATACAACTTGCCAACATGATGGCAACCGTAGCTAACGAAGGATATTATTACACCCCTCATATCATAAAAGAAATTGAAGGAGGTAAAATAGATGAAAAATTTACCACAAAGCATTACACTACAATAGACAAAGAATATTTTGAACCTATCATAGAAGGCTTGTATGACGTGTTTAACCTAGGTACTGCAAGCTCATTACGCGTTAAGGATATAGAAATTTGTGGTAAAACAGGTACTGCCGAAAACTTTACAAAAATAAACGGTGTACAAACGCAGCTTACAGACCACTCTATATTTGTAGCCT comes from the Flavobacterium arcticum genome and includes:
- a CDS encoding rod shape-determining protein MreD; the encoded protein is MNNSIITNSIRFIILLALQVLIFNRIELFGFINAFPYILFILLYPVDGNKALLLILAFLMGLSIDTFLNSGGAHAAASLVLAYMRPTIFKFSFGVSYQYQTVKINDRLSSERFSFILISVVIHHLILYLLEIFRFSLMLDILLRSVFSAIFTLILCIIIIYITKPSKQ
- a CDS encoding rod shape-determining protein; translated protein: MGFFDFMTEDIAIDLGTANTLIIHNDKVVIDSPSIVARDRVSGKIIAVGKEASMMQGKTHENIKTIRPLKDGVIADFDASEQMISLFIKSIPALKKKLFKPALRMVICIPSGITEVEMRAVKESAERVNGKEVYLIHEPMAAAIGIGVDIMQPKGNMIVDIGGGTTEIAVIALGGIVCDKSVKIAGDVFTNDIVYYMRTQHNLFVGESTAEKIKIQIGAALEDLESPPEEMSVQGRDLLTGKPKQVDVSYREIAKALDKSIQRIEDAVMETLSQTPPELAADIYNTGIYLAGGGSMLRGLDKRISQKTDLPVYIAEDPLRAVVRGTGMALKNIQKFRSILIK
- the purH gene encoding bifunctional phosphoribosylaminoimidazolecarboxamide formyltransferase/IMP cyclohydrolase, which codes for MSTQKTISSALISVFSKEGLEPIVRKLHENNVTIYSTGGTESFIKDLGIPVVAVEDVTSYPSILGGRVKTLHPKVFGGILNRQDNEQDVQQMQEYNIPQIDLVIVDLYPFEKTVASGAAEADIIEKIDIGGISLIRAAAKNFKDTIIVASVNDYSLFLETITKNNCATTIEERKLFAAKAFHTSSHYDTAIFNYFNTDDTFYKASVADGQVLRYGENPHQKGFFFGEFDKIFDKLHGKELSYNNLLDVDAAVNLMQEFKNDAPTFAILKHNNACGLATRATIKEAYLDALAGDPTSAFGGVLISNTKIDVATAEEIHNLFCEVVIAPDYDDDAKAVLQGKKNRILLVQHDVALPTKQVRTCLNGLLVQDKDNITDTKEQLKTVTITSPTAQEIEDLIFASKICKHTKSNTIVFAKNKQLFASGTGQTSRVDALRQAIDKAVSFKFDLNGAVMASDAFFPFPDCVELAKNAGITAVIQPGGSIKDELSINYCNENNVAMVFTGTRHFKH
- the fbaA gene encoding class II fructose-bisphosphate aldolase, translating into MAHNIKPGVATGDQVQEIFKYAKEKGFALPAINVTGSSTINGVMETAAKLNAPVIIQFSNGGSAFNAGKGLSNNGEKAAILGAIAGAKHIHTLAEAYGATVILHTDHCAKKLLPWIDGLLDASETHYKEHGKPLFSSHMIDLSEEPIEENIEICKTYLTRMSKMGMTLEIELGITGGEEDGVDNTDVDSSKLYTQPDEVAYAYEELNKISDKITIAAAFGNVHGVYKPGNVKLTPKILKNSQEYVQEKFNTEANPVDFVFHGGSGSTLEEIREAIGYGVIKMNIDTDLQYAFTEGVRDYMGSKVEYLKTQIGNPEGADVPNKKYYDPRKWVREGELTFNTRLEKAFEDLNNVNTL
- the mreC gene encoding rod shape-determining protein MreC; protein product: MQQILNFIFKNSILLLFLLLLGISLTLTIQSHAYHKSMTISSANAVSGYVYGQVNNVEEYLHLKTENEKLADENARLKKLLFNTKDTLDLATVTIPNAVGSFNVIQSKIISNSYNRHKNYLTINSGAKDGIKPDMGVVSDLGVVGIVENVSPGYATLISVLNLKFKLAAKIKKNGHYGFLVWNGKNAGYTQLTDVPRLAKVDKGDTIVTGGRSDIFPENIPIGTIDKVYIDNETNYYTLDVRLFNDMTSLGHVYVIENKDREEIIQLEAATKNE
- a CDS encoding ABC transporter permease, which gives rise to MLLYLRLLRESLAFAMSALINNKLRTLLSLLGVTIGIFSIIAVLAAVDSLDKKIKKDLSKVDENTMYLKRFSFGPSEVPRWKREQFPDVTYDEYQYLKDAVPLAEYMAFQIFTKNEMVKYEDNSVSGINMVPASYEFADIQSLNIADGRFYNEAESNSGKAVAVIGREVAENLFGTQNPIDKKIRIYGQRFTVIGVIEKQGESTFGPSNDITIIIPANFIRRMYGDNNSFMTPVIVIKPMPDADPDAVKADITQKLRSYRGIKAGDISNFMIDILAGFTDMIDDIIGKMNMIGWIISGFSLLVGGFGIANIMFVSVKERTNLIGIQKALGAKNRFILFQFLFEAVILSLIGGIVGMLMVWGIAEVLTNALDFEFILSFANVMIGTGLATFIGLISGILPAIAASKLDPVEAIRTGM
- the accD gene encoding acetyl-CoA carboxylase, carboxyltransferase subunit beta, encoding MAWFKRTEKGIQTPTEDKKDVPKGLWYKSPTGKIIDAEELERNFYVSPEDGYHVRIGSKEYFAILFDDNEFTELDANITSKDPLKFVDTKKYSDRLKEATEKTKLKDAVRTAVGKSKGKDLVVCCMDFAFIGGSMGAVVGEKIVRGIDHAIKNKLPFVMISKSGGARMMEAAISLMQLAKTSAKLSQLADAGLPYISLSTDPTTGGTTASYAMLGDINISEPGALIGFAGPRIVKDTTGKELPEGFQTAEFVMEHGFLDFITPRKELKDKINLYIDLIQNQAVR
- the tamL gene encoding translocation and assembly module lipoprotein TamL; its protein translation is MRNKTTKIALFILSGFFLYSCSVVKRVPEGEHLLEKNNIEVNGESKNDDALKDQLYQQPNSNILGYNLRLHLYNLAKPDADSSYKAWLNRDPERHDFLKKLLSEKQVQRFGKSFVVSGYSNFLKKVGEAPVTIDAVRVRKSANRLLAYYYKQGFFRTKVGYSIDTLGGKKAQINYKVATGKPYVVDSINTYIETPVLDSLYQTTQKNSLIKKNKQYNESDFVEERERIKTYFKNRGAYNFEVNNISYVVDTVNTNYKANVDLIISNETIRNEDTTYAQPFKLYKISQVNIYTKNLADKSQKIDSTSYKGFKIFSTGKLNYRAKALTDPVFILPGEMYADSTRSLTYKYMNNLRIFDYPKIQYVTDSTDVTGESLITNIYLSPWKKFKFIASADVTHSNIQDIGLEGSMGVSIRNVFRGAEILNLTVRGNLGSSSDPDIADRSFFNIQEYGADAKLSFPRIFFPIKTEGIIPKSMIPSTLVSFGISRQQNIGLDKENFSGILNYNWNPKEKVTASMDLFNIQYVRNVNPQNYFNVYNSSYDKLNDIANTYVSAVNPDYFVENTNPNQDRQLIIENGTSAFINEVTDGTIAVSSEDKRSVRSIEERKKRLTENNLIAATNFTYTTSNQENNTDETFFVFKTKIETAGNTLGLLSAITDNGKRSSSGNRTILDVEYSQYVKGEVDFIKHFDLRRGKVLAMRAFFGLALPYGNSNSIPFTRSYFAGGSNDNRAWQSYSLGPGRSGGLNDFNEANLKMAYSAELRFNLFGQLNGAIFGDVGNIWNVFDSQEDPDYTFNGLSSFRDLALGSGFGVRYDFNFFVVRLDLGFKTYDPGRPVNDRWFKQYNFSHTVYNVGINYPF